Proteins encoded within one genomic window of Panicum virgatum strain AP13 chromosome 1N, P.virgatum_v5, whole genome shotgun sequence:
- the LOC120653391 gene encoding cytochrome P450 Tp4149-like: MELPPLLFLLPLLLVGFFYLSKARAAGRNARLLPPAPRDLPLISNLHQVGGLPHRTLCALIAAHGAPDLLHLRLGQVPALVASSLAAAAVLMREHDGAFATRAYFRTAEILTYGFQDLVFAPNGKHWRHVRRLCSAHVLSAAQVAEPCCRTLATADAAVHRIRATREPGRRRGPAEPPARRA; the protein is encoded by the coding sequence ATGGAGCTCCCTCCCCTGcttttcctcctccctctccttctcgTTGGCTTCTTCTACCTTAGCaaggcccgcgccgccggccggaacGCGCGGCTCCTGCCTCCAGCGCCTCGGGACCTACCTCTAATCAGCAACCTGCACCAGGTGGGCGGGCTCCCGCACCGCACCCTCTGCGCGCTCATCGCGGCGCACGGTGCGCCCGACCTCTTGCATCTCCGCCTCGGCCAGGTCCCCGCGCTGGTCGCCTCCTccctggccgccgcggcggtgctCATGCGCGAGCATGATGGCGCCTTCGCCACGCGCGCGTACTTCCGCACCGCGGAGATCCTCACGTACGGCTTCCAGGACCTGGTCTTCGCGCCCAACGGCAAGCACTGGCGCCACGTCCGCCGGCTCTGCTCCGCGCACGTTCTCAGCGCCGCTCAGGTGGCCGAGCCCTGCTGCCGAACACTGGCCACCGCCGACGCCGCTGTGCACCGGATCCGGGCAACCCGCGAGCCGGGCCGCAGGCGTGGCCCCGCCGAACCACCCGCGCGTAGGGCGTAG
- the LOC120655450 gene encoding L-gulonolactone oxidase 3-like, which translates to MRATFLLLALILLSCHAPAPALALPPRPPVRCAAGGGGGGCMLSNAYGAWSSDRADCPVSAVVYPASEPEVVAAVARASAAGARVKVVSGFAHTIPKLACPGGGGNASTLLISTARLAGVEVDAAARTVTADAGAPLRAVIDAVKARGLSLAAAPYWEGVSVGGLVSTGSHGSSWWGRGGAVHDHVVGLRLVAPAAEADGWATVLPLRRGDELFPAALVSLGLLGVVTKITLSLEPRFKRSITYEYRDDSTIQDDFAAHAARHEFADITWYPSQRTAVYRVDGRAPLNASGDGVNDFIGFQATPIAVNAGLRALETSLERSKNVRGKCALAAAESAAKRLAGNGLKNNGLLFTGYPVVGYQGKMQTSGSCARSPAADLLSACGWDPRFHGIFFYESTAIFSPARFRDFVLDVKRLRDAAGAESLCGVDVYNGLMVRFVKASAAHLGQPEDSVVVDFNYYRASDPAAPRLSEDVWEEVEQLAFVKHGARPHWAKNRLVAFAGVQGKYPRWGQFAAAKRRLDPRGLFDSPWSDEVVAGVEADSGDGCALDGRCVCSEDRHCSPGQGYYCRPGLVFTEARVCRNSVSQNQ; encoded by the exons ATGCGCGCCACCTTTCTCCTCCTCGCGCTCATCCTGCTGTCCTGCCacgccccggcgccggcgctcgcgctgccgccgcgcccgccggtgcgctgcgccgccggcggcggcggcggcggctgcatgcTGTCCAACGCCTACGGCGCGTGGTCCAGCGACCGCGCTGACTGCCCCGTGTCCGCCGTCGTGTACCCGGCGTCGGAGCCGGAGGTGGTcgcggccgtggcgcgcgccagcgccgccggcgcccgcgtcaAGGTCGTCAGCGGCTTCGCGCACACCATCCCCAAGCTCGcctgccccggcggcggcgggaacgcGAGCACGCTGCTGATCAGCACGGCGAGGCTGGCGGGCGTGGAGGTGGACGCCGCGGCGCGGACGGTGACCGCGGacgccggcgcgccgctgcGGGCCGTCATCGACGCGGTCAAGGCGCGCGGGCTCAgcctcgcggcggcgccctactgggagggcgtcagcgtGGGCGGGCTCGTGAGCACGGGGTCCCACGGCAGCTCGTGgtgggggcggggcggcgccgtGCACGACCACGTGGTGGGTCTCAGGCTCGTCGCGCCCGCTGCCGAGGCCGACGGCTGGGCCACCGTCCTGCCGCTGCGCAGGGGCGACGAGCTCTTCCCCGCCGCGCTCGTCTCCCTCGGATTGCTTGGGGTCGTCACCAAG ATCACGCTGTCACTGGAGCCGAGGTTCAAGCGGAGCATCACCTACGAGTACAGGGACGACTCCACCATCCAGGACGACTTCGCCGCCCATGCGGCGCGCCACGAGTTCGCCGACATCACCTGGTACCCGTCCCAGCGCACGGCCGTGTACCGCGTcgacggccgcgcgccgctcaaCGCGTCCGGCGACGGCGTGAACGACTTCATCGGCTTCCAGGCCACCCCCATCGCGGTGAACGCCGGCCTCAGGGCGCTGGAGACCTCGCTGGAGCGGTCCAAGAACGTGAGGGGCAAGtgcgcgctggcggcggcggagtccgCGGCGAAGCGGCTGGCCGGCAACGGGCTGAAGAACAACGGCCTCCTCTTCACGGGGTACCCCGTCGTGGGGTACCAGGGGAAGATGCAGACGTCGGGCTcgtgcgcgcgctcgccggcggccgaccTGCTCAGCGCGTGCGGGTGGGACCCGCGGTTCCACGGCATCTTCTTCTACGAGTCCACGGCGATCTTCTCGCCGGCGCGGTTCCGGGACTTCGTCCTCGACGTGAAGCGCCTGCGCGACGCGGCCGGAGCCGAGAGCCTCTGCGGCGTGGACGTGTACAACGGCCTCATGGTCCGGTTCgtgaaggcgtcggcggcgcaccTGGGGCAGCCGGAGGACTCGGTGGTGGTGGACTTCAACTACTACCGCGCGTCGgacccggcggcgccgcggctgaGCGAGGACGTGTGGGAGGAGGTGGAGCAGCTGGCGTTCGTCAAGCACGGCGCCAGGCCGCACTGGGCCAAGAACCGGCTCGTGGCGTTCGCCGGCGTGCAGGGGAAGTACCCGCGGTGGGGGCAGTTCGCGGCGGCGAAGCGGCGGCTGGACCCGCGGGGGCTGTTCGACAGCCCGTGGTCCGACGAGGTGGTGGCCGGGGTGGAGGCGGACAGCGGCGACGGGTGCGCGCTCGACGGCCGGTGCGTGTGCTCGGAGGACAGGCATTGCAGCCCCGGGCAGGGGTACTACTGCAGGCCGGGGCTTGTGTTCACCGAGGCCAGGGTGTGCAGGAACTCAGTGTCGCAGAATCAGTGA